A region of the Paraburkholderia flava genome:
ACGCACCGAGTTGCAGAAGCTGTACCGCGGCATGATCGCCGCACGACGCATCGTCCTCACGCTTCACGAACGCCACGGCGAACGCGGCGTACTGGTGTGAGGTTGCGAAGCGCGGTCGCGCTTCGGTAACCGGCAGTAGCTGTACTTTTTCAACCCCTTGCAGCACGTTTGGCTTACTCAACTTTATTTTTTGGAGAATCATCATGAGCAGCATTGCAACCCAAGGCGCCAATCAAGCCGCTGCCGGCAACGCGGACATGGTCGGCCAGATGCAGAACATGGCCAACGAAAACAACGCGATGACGATGGCCAGCATGCAGATCAACATGCAGCAGCAGATGACGGCGGCGCTCGCGTCCGTCGGCAACAACGGCGCGAAGAACATCGCCGACGCCGCGAAGGGTCAGTAAGCCCGGCGTACAGCCAGGCTGCATGCGCGGGTTGCGGGACCGGAGAGCAGGTGGTGGTATCCGGTCCCGTAACCATTCCCACCCTGTCTTTCAGTCAGTCCTACCATGAGCCGGGAACGATACGAGGAACTGGTGCGCGAGGTGTGCGAGGTCGTCGACCTGCCGGACGCCGATTACGTGCTCGAAACGAGAACGCTCGAAATCGAAGGATTCGACGTTCGCCTCGAAAACTACGACAACGACCCGGGTTCGCTCTACGTCAATTTCCATTACGGCGCGATCACGCCAGGGCGTACGCTCGTCGTGTTCAAGCTGATGCTCGAAGCCAACCTGCTGATCTACGCGCAGGACCAGGCACAGCTCTGTCTCGACGCGGATACCGGCAGCATCGTGCTGCTCGTGCACGTGCCGATCACCGACGATCTGACCGGCGACTATCTCGCCGAGCTGTTCGCGCACTACGCGGAACACGGCCGTTACTGGCAGACGAACATCGTCGCGTCGTCGGATGAGATGTTCGAAGGGATCGTGTCGGGCAATTTTATGTGGTTGCGGGCTTAGGCCCAACGGGCAATGTCCGCAAAACATTCGGTGATTGCAGCATGAACCTTGACCACCGCCGAATCGCGCATTGAACTCGTGCGCCACCCCAATTCGATCGGATAGTCGGGTAGTTCGATCGGGCAGGCCAGAAGCCGGAGTCCGGTGACCGCGGCCATCGCCTGCGCGGCATGTTCCGGCAGCGTCGCCACTGCACGTGAGCCCTTCAACAGAAAGGGCAATGCAGCAAAGTGAGTCGTCGACGCGACGACATTGCGCTTCAGGCCAAGGGCCGCCAGTCCTTCATCGACAATCCCGACCACCCCTCCCGACGAGATGAGGATGTGCCCTCTCGACACATAGTCGTCGAGCGTCAGGCCATCGGCTCCGATCTGCGTGTCGTCCACGAGGCACGCGTAGTTGCCTTCGCCCAGAATTTTCCGACTCAGTCCACGCGACGCAAAGCCTCCTGCCGCGATCGCCAGATCGATTTCCTGATTGGCCAGCGCGTCGCTGACGATCTGGCTATGCGTTTGCCGGAAGATGATCCTGAGCCCCGGTGCGCGACGTTCGAGCCAGTCGATGATCGGTCGTCCGAGGGCAAGCTCGAAGTCGTCCGACAGTCCGATCGATACCGCGCGCCCATGGAACGTCGTTGCATCGGGTGACGCGATCGCCAGACTCTGCCGGCATTTGTCGAGTGCGTCGGTGATGACCGGCTTCAGCTCGCGAGCCCGCGATGTCGGTGCCAGTCCACGGCCGGTCCGCACGAAGAGTATGTCGGCGTACACCTCGCGCAAGCGCCGCAGCGCCGCGCTGACCGCCGACTGGGTCAGGTCGAGACGGATCGCTGCCCGGCTGGCGCCACCTTCTTCGAACAGCGCTTCGAAAATCTTCAGCAGATTCAGATCGACTGCGGAGATATCAAATTTATTCATATTGAAAAGTTCCGGCACGCATTCCCAGACCTCTATTGACACGCAAACATAGCGGACGTCAACAACCTGATTAACCTGATCAACCTGATGGAGACTGTCACCGTGCCTAAATCGAAAGTTGCTGCGTTGCAGATCGGATCGTCCGCTGCCGGTAAGGCGGATACGCTGCGCCAGATTCTTGCGTTCGAAGAATCCATTCGCGCGTCGGAAGCGAAACTCGTCGTCATGCCCGAGGCGCTCCTCGGCGGTTATCCGAAGGGAGAGATTTTCGGCACCCGGCTCGGCTATCGCCTGCCCGAAGGTCGCGAAGCCTTCGCCCGCTACTACGAGAACGCGATCGATGTCCCCGGCGAAGAGACCACCGCCCTCGCCGACTTCTCCACCCGCTGCGATGCGTCGATTGTCATCGGTGTGATCGAACGCGACGGCAACACGCTGTATTGCACTGCGCTGTTCTTCAGTCCCGGCGAAGGTCTGGTGGCGAAGCACCGCAAGCTGATGCCGACCGGCACCGAGCGACTGATCTGGGGTATGGGTGACGGCTCGACGCTGCCCGTCGTCAAAACCGGTGCCGGCGTCGCGGGAACGGCGATCTGCTGGGAAAACCACATGCCGCTGCTGCGCACGGCAATGTACGCGAAGGGCGTGCAGGTCTGGTGTGCGCCGACTGTCGACGAGCGCGACATCTGGCAATGTTCGATGCGCCATATAGCCCACGAAGGCCGCTGCTTCGTGATCAGCGCGTGTCAGGTGCAGCCGTCGCCGGCGCAGCTCGGCATTGAAGTGCCGAGCTGGGACAAAGATCGACCGCTGATCAACGGCGGCAGTGTCATCGTCGGGCCGCTTGGCGACGTTCTCGCCGGGCCGCTGCGGGGCGAAACCGGTCTCGTGGTCGCGGAAATCGACACGGACGAGCTGACGCGTGCCCGCTACGACTTCGACGTCGTCGGCCACTATGCGCGGCCAGACGTGTTCTCGCTGTCTGTCGACGAGCGACGCAAGCGTACCGTTTCGTTCACTTCGGACGAGCGCTGATTCGAGTGGCTGGCCGCCGCGCGCTCGACAAATGCGCAATCCTGGACAAGACGTCGATCCCTTCCTTGCTTATCGTAGCCGGGCGAATATGCACCCATCCACACTACGGTCAGATCGTTTCGAATCAGGAGGCAGGAAGTGTCTCAGTCCGATAGCTTGAAAGTAGGTCTCGCGCAGATCTCGTCGGTTCTCCTGGACAGGGAGAAAACGGCGGCGAAGATGATCGCTTACCTCGAACAGGCGGCCAATCAGCAATGCGAATTTGTCGCTTTCGGTGAGGCGTTGCTGCCCGGCTATCCTCATTGGCTTGCGTATACGGACGGTGCCGCGTTCAATTCACGCGTGCAAAAGGAGATTCACGAGCGGTATATCGCCGAGTCTGTTTGCATTGAGAAAGGCGGACTCGACTCCATTCGCGAGGCTGCGGCGAAACACCGGATAGCGGTCATGCTGGGCTGTATCGAACGGCCGGAGCAGCGTGGCGGATACAGCCTGTATTGTTCGCGCGTCGCGATCGATGCGAACGGTGAAGTCCTGTCAGTCCATCGCAAACTGATGCCGACCTACGAAGAGCGGCTAAGCTGGTCGCCCGGGGACGGGCATGGTTTGCGCGTCCATCCAGTCGGGCCATTCACAGTGGGTGGCCTGAATTGCTGGGAAAACTGGATGCCTTTGGCACGGGCGGCGCTCTACGCTCAAGGTGAGGATCTGCATGTCGCGTTGTGGCCGGGCGGACTTCACAACACGCACGACACCACCCGATTCATCGCAAAGGAGGGGCGGTGTTACGTGCTGGCTGTGTCCGGTGTGATGCGTCGGGATGATATTCCCGCCGACTTCCCTCACCGCGATCTTTTTATCGCCGGCTCGCCCGAGATTCTGTCGAATGGGGGATCGTGTATTGCCGGTCCGGACGGAGAGTGGATCATCGAGCCTGTCGTCAACGAAGAGCGATTGCTCGTTGCCACGCTCGACCGAGGGGCGATCCGTCGCGAACGGCAAAACTTCGACGTCGCGGGTCATTACTCACGACCCGATGTCCTTTCGCTCAACGTCGACAGAACCCGGCAGCAGATTGCTTATTTCAAGGATACCGGGGAGTAACGCCGCCATCGGATGATCGACAGACAGGCCACTCGTCGTGCTGGAGTGGCCTGCTTCAGACGCCTGCGCATCACCTCACGCCGCGATACGCGGAATCAGCAGCACTAGCCGCTGCGGCGCATGCGGATCCGCATCGTCGGACGAAGGCGCCACGATCACCAGGCAGTCGCCCGGCGCGAGATTCGCCGCGACGATCCGCTCCGCGCCCGGCTTGCCTTCGACCACCGGTGCCGCTCGACCGAGATCGACACGCAGGCCGATCCGCTGATACGCGGCGTCGCTATCGAGCGTCGGTTGAACCGACAGCCACAGATCCATCGACGCATCCGGCACATCGCCTTCGCGCACCGCGAGCCGTGCTTCGTGCCGATCGATCACCGCCGGCGAGCGATCGACCGTGAGCGCAGTGCGCGACACTTCGGTATGCGCGCGCTTCGCCTGCACGAGCGCGTGAAGGCGATCGAGCAGATCGCGGCCACCGTCGGGGGCGGTCGCGAAGTCGGGCGTCGCGGAGGGTGTTGCGGGCGTAGCAGACGCCGCATCGTCCGGTGCGGCCGCGTGCAACGGCAACACGTCGCCCAGTTCCGCGAGCGCATCGCGATCGACGTCGACGACCCACGTCTGCAACGACACGAGTTGCGGTTGCACGTCGAAATCGGCGACCAGCATCGCATCGCCGTCGATCCGCTCGGGCTTGTCGCGCACGAGCACGGAGTTCGTTGCCGCGTCCGCTTCGATCACGGGCAGCGGGGCGGCGAATTCGACCGCCGGTATCGCACTGCCGTCGATCCTGCCACGCCGGAAACGGTTCGCAAGCCGTGTCGCGACGCCCTGCACGACCACGTTGCGACCGTCGATCGAACGGACCTGATCTGCTGCAATCGCCGTCTTCAGCCGCAACACCTTCACGGCGGTACGCGTGTGATCGCGTGCATCGAGTTCGAAATGCTGTGCAGCGGTGCGCACGCGCTCGATATACGACGCCGGCCCTCTTACGCCGACCGTGCCGTTCGCCGTCTCGATCTGCAACGGAAAATGCGGATCGCTCGCGCCCGCATGATCGAGCGCGGCGGCCAGCGCGAGCGGCGTCATGTAGTTCGGCCGCATTTCGAGAATCTGCTGATCGGCGCTGGGCATCACTTCGATCGTCGTGCCGTTGTCGTACCAGACGAGACCGTACGACGCGCACAGCATGTCGAGGAACTGTTGCGGCGGCATATCGAAGCGGCCGCGCACTGTTCCATTCACGTCGCCGCTGACCTGCAGCTGCAGGTTCTGTCCTTCGGCGAACAGCCGCAACGTTTCGGCGATGCTGCTGCCGTTCGTCATGTAGACGAAGCGCGTGCCCTGCCATACGACGCCGGCCGCGTGTGCGGTGTCCGTCATGCTCAGGCCGCTGCACGCGAGCGCGAGCATGCCGGCGAGTAACGTGCGATGCATCGGGATCCTGATCGACATGGATTATCGGGCCCGCGTAACGGCCGGGCCTGGCTTGTCGCCGGGCTCCGCTTCGCCGCGCGCCGCGCCGTCGGGCTGCAACGTCAACCGGTAGCCGGTCGCATACACGGACTGCACGCTCCAGCCCACGCCCGCTGCCTTCAGGTTGTTGCGCACGCGGCTCACGTACATATCGACCGAACGGCTCTGCACCGCCGCGTCCCAGCCCCACACGACGCTCATCAGATCCTGACGCAGCACGACCGCGCCGAGGTGCGACGACAGATGCCACAGGATGTCGAATTCCTTCGTGCCGAGCTTGTGCGATTCGCCGTCGGCGGTCACGAGCGAACGGGCCTGCTGGTCGAGCACGCAGTCCTCGACGATCATCTTGCGGCCCTGCACGTTCGCCGCGCCGAAGCGGCGCAGCAGCGCACGTACGCGCGCGAGCAGCACCTGACGGTCGAACGGCTTGACGAGGTAATCGTCGGCGCCCGCATCGAGAATCTTCACGATGTCGGTTTCCGCCGAATGCACGGTCTGGAACAGCACCGGCATCGTCGACTGCGAGCGGCCGCGAATTTTTTGCAGCAGCTTGTCGCCGGACACGCCGGGAATGTCCCAGTCGAGAATCGCGAGATCCGCCCAGTTGTCGGCCAGATACTGCTGCGCTTCCATACCGTTGTGAAACGAATTGATCTGGTAGCCCTCGGTCTTCAGCCACGAAACCATCAACGCGTGATGTGCCGGGTCATCCTCGACCAGCAGTATTCGCACCGGTCTTCCTGACATCAGTTTCATCGTTGAAACTCCTTCATGTTGAGACCCGCGCGCATCGCTTGTTACTTGCGCGCTACTTGCGCGATGCGTGCAGCGCCCGGTCCGCATCGACGAGCGACGAGCCGCCCGACGAACGCACCGAAGCCGAATTCAGACACGGCAGCCGCAGCACGAACGTCGTACCGTTGTCGTCGTTCAGTTCGGCGTGCAGCGTGCCGGCATGCAGCTCGACGATCTGCACCGCGAGCTTGAGACCTAGGCCGAAGCCGGTCGCACTTTTCTTGCCGAGCGCGTCGAAACTGGTCAGCCGGCCGCCTGCTTCGCGCAGACCCGGCAAACCGCCCGCGCGATCGTTGACGATCACTTCGACGAAGCTGTCGCGATGCCGCACCGACACCGTTACCGCATCGCCGCGCGGCGATGCGCGCACCGCGTTGTCGATCACGTTCTGGATCGCGCGCGCGACGAAATTGCGCATCCCGTTGACCCATGCCGGCGATCCATTCGGCAACCACAGTTGCAGCGGCACGCCGTAGTACGTCGCGGTCACCTCGAGCTGCGAGATGATCTGCCGCACCGTGCTGCGCAAGTCGAAACGTTTGAAATCGCGCGCGTGCAGATGTTCCGTGACCGAGCTGAAAATATATTGCTCGCCGAGCGACAGCACGTACTGCGCAAGCTGCGTGATCTGCTGCATCCCGCCGCAGCGATCGAACGCTTCGTGATCGCTTTCCTCGAGCTGCGTCAGCGCGTTGATCGAATTCAGCGGCGAACGCAGATCATGCAGCAGGAAACGCAGCGACATCGCACGTTCGTCCACCGAGCGGCTGAGCGGCGTCACGTCGCTGACCGTCACGACCATTCCGAGCACGCCGTTCGCAAGCGAGTTGCCCTGCACCCACAGCGTGGTGTCCTCGACGTGCAGATCGAAGCCGCGCTCGAAGTCCTCGCGACGCACCACCTCGGTCATCTCGAACTGATCGCCGAGCGCGGCGGCCAGATCGGCACCGACCGGCACCGTCATGTGCAGCAGCGCGTCCGCGCGCGCGCTCGCATCGAGCACGACACCGCAGCTGTCGAGCGAGATCATCCCGCACGGCATCCCGTCCAGCACTGCACGCATGCGCCGCGTTTCCGCAGCAGACTTTCGGGCTTCTTCATCCACGCTGTTGGTCCTTTTATCCTTCCCGATTTTAATTTCGGGTTCGGACGACTACGGGGTAATGACGCGCGGCGACAGCAGGAACAGCCGCTCCATGTGATTCTTCGTCCGGTTGTCGGTGCGGAACAAGGCGCCGAGCAGCGGGATTTTCGACAGATACGGCACGCCGGTCACGCCGCTCTCGTCCGTGTCGGCACGATAGCCGGCAATCAGCAACGCCTGTCCTTCGTTGATGAACGCCTGCGTGTTGATGTTGCTCGTCTGGATCACCGGCAGGTTGCCGACGGTCTGCGTCGTCGACACTTCGCCGTCCTCGATCGCGACGTCGAGCTTGATGCGCGTCTGGCCATCTTCCTCCAGCACCATCGGCAACACGCGCAGCGAGATGCCGGTCGAGATGCTGTACAGATCGCCCGACGTATAGCCCTGCACCGGCACGAAGAACTGCGTCTTGTTGTCCATGATCGCCTCGATGTTGTTGACGGTGATCACCTTCGGACTCGCATCGATCCTCGCGTTGTCGGACTGCTGCAACGCCGACACGCGCGCCATCAGATAACGGCCCGCGTCGCCGAGCACCGCCGCCATCGACAGCCCGACCGGCGACGCCGCAGCCGCGACGTTGCCCGGCAACGTCGTGTTGCCGAACGACTGCGTGAGGTTGCCGTTATAGCCGTTCTGCGTGCTCGTGCCGGTGCCGGTCTGGATATCGATGTGACTGTTGTGCGCGGTCCAGTCGATGCCGAGCTGGCGCAGCGCATCGTCCTTGATCTCGATGATGTGCGCTTCGATCTCGATCAATTGCGGCTTCACGTCGAGCCGCTGGATCAGCGTGTCGTACTGCGACATGCGATCGGCGGTATCGCGGATCACGACCGAATTCGTGCGCTGGTCGGCGACGATCACCGGCAGCGTGCCGTCACCGCCCTGCGCGGGCACGCTCGACGCCGGCGGCGGCGGTGTCTGGCCGATCGCCGACTGCAGTTGCGGCGACGGCTCGCCGCTGAGTCCGGCGAACATCCCCTTGTTTGCCGCTCCGCCTTGCGGCAGCGGCGGCGGCACGTACGGGCCGTTGTAGGTCTGTCCGTTCACGTCGGTCATCGGCGCATTGCGCGTGACGCCCGAGCTGCGGCCATCGCCCCGGCCCCCGCCGCCTTTCTCCTTGTCCTTTTCCTTGCCGGCATCGGGATGGTAGAGATTGTTCAGCACCGACACGACGCCCGGCAGCGTCACCTTGTCGCCTTCGAGCACCACGGTACGATCCTGCGCCCAGCCGTGATTCAGCGGGAATACGCGGACCATCGTGCCGGTGCGGCGCTGTGCGTTCGTATCGATGCGCTCGGCGATCTGCTGGACGAGCTGCACGTAGCGCGGCGGTCCGCTAACGATTGCGGTGCCCTGCGTCGAATCGTAGGTGATCGGGAAACGGTCGTCGGCGATCTGCATTTTCGCGAGCGTGTCGCGCAGCGACTCGGTACTCGCGCTGTCGAGCTTGATCAGCGTGCTCTGCAGATCCGACGACGCGACCACGTTCAGCACTTCGCCGTCGTAGTACCACGCGAAGCCGAACGACGCGGCAAGCGTGTCGAGAAACTGGCGCGGCGCGAGATGGAACTTGCCGCTCACGGTGCCGGTGACGCCCGGCGAAATATTCGTCGCAAGACCCTGGCTCGCGCCGAAATCGCGCAGCACGTCCTTGATGTCCTTGCCGTCGGCGGCATAGTCGATCGGCGCCGAGCGCAGCCGTAACGGTGCCGCGTCCGCGTGCGGTGCGACCGCGAGTGCGAGTACCAGTGCACACGCCGTGCTGACGACGACGGTATTCAGGGTTCTGCTCCACTTCATGATTGCCATTGCGTGCCTGACCGGGTTAATTGCTAAAACAGGGAGCCGCATTCGATACGTCGCGAGCGATTTCGTGTGAGAATTTCCCATCTGCCCATACGACAGGCTTCGACATGAATACCCCTCGATTCGAACGGCGCGACCTGACGCGCGAGATCCTCGACCTCATCGATCTGCGCCAGGTCTTTACCGACATCCACATCGAACAGGACCGGCCGATCATGATCAAGGCACCGCGAGGCTGGCTCGCGGTCGGCGAGGAACCGGTGCTGCTCGAGGAAATGGTGCCCACGCTCGAATCGATCGAACCGGATTGGGAAGAGGTGATGCAGGACGGTGCGATCGACCGTCCGTTCGTGCTGACGCGTTGCCGTCTGCGCTGCAACATCTACCGCACCTACGGCGGCCGCAAGCTGGTGATATCGATTCGTCGTCTGCCGCTGCAGCCGCTTGCACTCGACAAGCTCGGTCTGCCTGCTTACGTGCGCACGATGATCGAGAGTCCGAAGGGTCTCGTGCTGGTCACCGGTCCGACGGGTTCGGGCAAGACCACGACGATCGCGTCGATGCTCGATTACATCAACCGCACGCGCAACGGCCACATCGTGACGATCGAAGAGCCGATCGAATACGAGCTGGAGAGCCACACGTCGATCGTGTCGCAACGAGAAGTGCCGACCGATACGCCGAGTTTTCCCGCCGGTTTGCGCGAAGCATTGCGGCAGAAGCCGGACGTCATCATGGTCGGCGAAATCCGCGACCCGGACACTGCCGAAACCGCGTTGCAGGCCGCCGAATCGGGCCACCTCGTGCTCGCGACGATGCACACCGGCAGCGCGGTCGGCACGCTGACGCGGCTGCTGTCGTTCTTCCCGCCCGAGCATCGCGAACGTTATGCGGCATCGCTCGCGAATTCGCTGATTGGTGTCGTGTGCCAGTGCCTCGTGCCGACCCAGGACGGCGAGAATTTCGTGCTCGCGAGCGAACTGCTGTTCAACAACAACCAGCAGATCAGCGCGATGCTGGTCGATCCGTCGAAGCTGCCGCTGATCGGCGACTTCCTCAAGCGCAAGCACGACAACATGTCGCGACTGCTCAACGAGCATCTGGCGAGCCTCGTCGCGAAGAATCTCTGCACGCCGCGCGACGTGATGCGCACCACCTACAACCGGATGGAACTGCACGACCTGCTGCAGGCCATCGTGCCGCGTTGAGCGCGGCAGCGGCGGCGGTGAGAGCAGCGCAGCGGTGACGGAGGGGGCGTTCATCGAGGGGCGTTTGCGCTTGCTCAGTAGTAGGTGTTGACGGTCCAGCCGGCTGCGACTGGGGTGTTGGCGATGAACGTGCTGTTCTCGCCGCAGTAGCTGCTGGTCCACGGTGTCGACAGGTTGTTGTAGGTTGCCCAGTTGGTCGTCACGACGACCGAGTAGGTGCCGACCGGCAATGCCTGCGTGAGACTGTTGTTGATGCCGCCCGAATCGTCTGTCAGCGTCGGTGTCTGGCTCTCGGTGTGCGCGAGCGAATTGTTCGAGTTCTGCGGGTACACGTCGACGCTCTGCGACATCTGCGCCCGCGATCCCGCGGGAGTCGGACAGAGGCCGTCGTTCATGTGCGCCCACGACACCACGACCACCGCGCCCGGTTTGTCGAGCGTGACCGAGATGGTCTTCGGATACGAATAGGTGCCGTTCGTCTTGTTGAACACGAACGGTGCCGCCTGGTAATTGCTCCCCGGTGCACCGTCACAGTCGGGGTAGTCACCGGCGCCCGGCGATTGCATGATCATCACGCAGCCGTTCACCGGCTGGCCTGGTGTGATCTGCGATTGATCCTGCCACTTGTAGGTGTTATTCGCCGTCTTCTGGCACGACACGACGATGCCGTGCGTGTCGGTGCTGACAAGCGTCGTCGCACTGGTGGAGTCCGGCGTCGGGCAGGGGTCACCAATCGTATGCGTGTTGCCGAGCTGGAGGTCGCCGTTCTTGTCTACGGCGAGCGCTTGCCAGGTCGTACCGTCATACACATACGCGCGATTCGTCGCCTGCGACATCATCATGTCGTTGGCCACGGCGGGCTTATTGCTTGCCGAGAATATGGCGTCCTCGTTCGCCAGCGCGCCGCGCCAGCGAAATGCGGGCTGCGGTACCCAAAGAGTGCCGTTCACCGTTGCCGTGCAGTTCACTACGTTACCAAGCGCGTCGGTCCCAATCGCACCAAGCGCATTGCAGGTTTGATAATCGGCTTGCGGTGTCGGCCCAAGCACAATAGGCACCTGCATCGTATTTGCCTTCGGATTGCCCGGCACCGATACGCGGTATAGATAGTCTGAATTCTGTGTGGCTGTAGTGCCGGAATAAACCTGGCTCGCGAGGTGTCCGACGCCGGTCAGCTTCGTGCAAGCACCCGTTGGCTTCGGCGCGGTCCACGCGCCGTACGCACCGATCGCCGAGCCGTTCGTGTTGTTGGTCGCGGGAATCGAACCGCCGCCTTGACCTGAGTTAGCTGCGATGTAGCCGAGTTCGGAATCCTTGATTGTCGTGCCGCCTTCGGTGACGAGCAATCCGCTCAGCGTGCCGTCCGACTGTTTCGTGACGAGCAGACACGGC
Encoded here:
- the pilV gene encoding shufflon system plasmid conjugative transfer pilus tip adhesin PilV codes for the protein MTGTFNQARRMHAHGIKRDFGRGVGRGAARSHAHGFTMIEVLVALAVTAVMLAGVATMINSSLEDTRGQQAALYQQQVGAAAKQLIETNVSALTLAAPTIVPFSGGGYQLASFLPAGMRSTNAYGQTPCLLVTKQSDGTLSGLLVTEGGTTIKDSELGYIAANSGQGGGSIPATNNTNGSAIGAYGAWTAPKPTGACTKLTGVGHLASQVYSGTTATQNSDYLYRVSVPGNPKANTMQVPIVLGPTPQADYQTCNALGAIGTDALGNVVNCTATVNGTLWVPQPAFRWRGALANEDAIFSASNKPAVANDMMMSQATNRAYVYDGTTWQALAVDKNGDLQLGNTHTIGDPCPTPDSTSATTLVSTDTHGIVVSCQKTANNTYKWQDQSQITPGQPVNGCVMIMQSPGAGDYPDCDGAPGSNYQAAPFVFNKTNGTYSYPKTISVTLDKPGAVVVVSWAHMNDGLCPTPAGSRAQMSQSVDVYPQNSNNSLAHTESQTPTLTDDSGGINNSLTQALPVGTYSVVVTTNWATYNNLSTPWTSSYCGENSTFIANTPVAAGWTVNTYY